One genomic window of Medicago truncatula cultivar Jemalong A17 chromosome 1, MtrunA17r5.0-ANR, whole genome shotgun sequence includes the following:
- the LOC11432831 gene encoding exocyst complex component EXO70I, translating to MADSSSGCSGSGSVSLKSDSRIENLILASKSLKLSLDKSKSVGLALEKAGPRLDEIRVRLPWLESAVRPIRAEKDALVAVGGHINRAVGPAAAVLKVFDAVHGLEKSLLSDPRIDLPGYLSVLKRLEEALRFLGDNCGLAIQWLDDIVEYLEDNSVADQVYLKNLKKELESLKGSQNGDLDGGLLDAALDKLENEFRLLLTENSVPLPMLSDSLGDQACIAPSPLPVSVVHKLQAILGRLRANDRLDKCVSIYVEVRSSNVRASLQALNLDYLEISVSEFNDVQSIEVYIAQWGKHLEFAVKHLFEAEYKLCNDVFERLGRDVWMGCFSKIAAQAGILAFLQFGKTVTESKKDPIKLLKLLDIFASLNKLRLDFNRLFGGDACVEIQNLTRELIKSVIDGAAEIFWELLVQVELQRPNPPPPDGSVPRLVSFITDYCNKLLGDDYKPILTQVLIIHRSWKRQSFQERLLVNEILNILKAVELNLETWIKAYDDPMLSNFFAMNNHWHLFKHLKGTKLGDLLGDSWLKEHEQYKDYYSTIFLRDSWGKLPGHLSREGLILFSGGRATARDLVKKRLKKFNEVFDEMFSKQSGWIMVERDLREKTCQLIVQAVVPVYRSYMQNYGPLVEQDNSSNKYAKYTVQKLEEMLLCLYRPKPARHGSMKIPQLSGKYGNGMPDLRRTASAVV from the coding sequence ATGGCTGATTCTAGTTCTGGTTGTTCTGGTTCTGGTTCTGTTAGTTTGAAAAGTGATAGTagaattgagaatttgattttagCTAGTAAATCATTGAAACTTAGTTTAGACAAATCAAAGAGTGTTGGATTAGCATTAGAGAAAGCAGGGCCAAGGTTAGATGAAATTAGGGTAAGGTTGCCTTGGCTTGAATCCGCGGTGAGGCCGATTCGGGCTGAAAAGGATGCTCTTGTGGCGGTTGGAGGCCATATTAATAGGGCTGTTGGTCCTGCGGCTGCTGTTTTGAAGGTTTTCGATGCGGTTCATGGACTTGAGAAGTCGTTGTTGTCGGATCCGCGGATTGATCTGCCGGGTTATTTGTCGGTTTTGAAGCGTCTTGAGGAGGCATTGAGGTTTTTGGGAGATAATTGTGGGTTGGCTATTCAGTGGTTGGATGATATAGTTGAGTATTTAGAAGATAATTCGGTTGCAGATCAGGTTTATCTTAAGAATTTGAAGAAGGAGTTGGAGAGTCTTAAGGGATCGCAGAATGGTGATTTGGATGGTGGCTTGTTAGATGCTGCTTTGGATAAATTAGAGAATGAGTTTAGGTTGCTTTTAACGGAAAACAGTGTGCCGCTTCCTATGTTGTCGGATTCTCTTGGTGATCAGGCTTGCATTGCGCCTTCACCTTTGCCTGTTTCTGTTGTTCACAAATTGCAGGCTATTCTTGGTAGGTTGAGAGCTAATGATAGACTTGACAAGTGTGTGTCGATTTACGTCGAAGTTAGAAGTTCTAATGTGAGGGCGAGTTTGCAGGCGCTGAATTTGGATTACCTTGAGATCTCAGTTTCTGAGTTCAATGATGTGCAGAGCATAGAGGTGTATATAGCTCAGTGGGGAAAGCATTTGGAGTTTGCAGTGAAACATTTGTTTGAGGCTGAGTATAAGCTTTGTAACGATGTGTTTGAGAGGCTTGGACGTGATGTGTGGATGGGTTGCTTCTCAAAGATAGCTGCACAAGCCGGTATACTTGCATTTCTTCAGTTCGGTAAGACTGTTACGGAGAGTAAGAAAGATCCCATTAAGCTTTTGAAGTTGTTGGATATTTTTGCGTCGTTGAACAAATTGAGACTGGATTTCAACCGTCTTTTTGGGGGAGATGCGTGCGTTGAAATCCAAAATTTGACAAGGGAACTTATCAAGAGTGTGATTGATGGGGCTGCAGAAATTTTCTGGGAACTTCTGGTTCAGGTAGAGTTACAGAGGCCGAACCCTCCTCCTCCAGATGGAAGTGTCCCAAGATTGGTGAGCTTTATAACTGATTACTGCAATAAACTCTTGGGGGACGACTATAAGCCTATACTGACCCAAGTCCTGATCATTCACCGAAGTTGGAAACGTCAAAGCTTTCAGGAGAGGCTCCTCGTTAATGAGATTTTGAACATATTGAAAGCCGTGGAATTAAATTTGGAGACGTGGATCAAGGCTTATGATGATCCTATGTTGTCCAACTTTTTTGCAATGAACAATCACTGGCATCTTTTCAAACATTTGAAAGGGACAAAGCTTGGGGATCTTTTAGGTGATTCTTGGTTAAAGGAACACGAGCAGTATAAGGACTATTACTCCACAATATTCTTGCGTGATAGCTGGGGAAAGCTCCCTGGACATTTGAGTAGGGAAGGGCTGATTCTTTTCTCGGGAGGGCGTGCCACTGCTCGTGATCTGGTCAAGAAAAGATTGAAAAAATTCAACGAGGTTTTTGATGAGATGTTTTCCAAGCAGTCAGGTTGGATCATGGTAGAACGAGATCTGAGAGAGAAGACGTGTCAGCTTATAGTGCAGGCTGTGGTGCCTGTTTACCGGAGTTACATGCAGAATTATGGTCCCTTGGTTGAGCAAGATAACAGCTCCAATAAATATGCAAAATACACAGTACAGAAGCTGGAAGAAATGCTTTTGTGTCTTTACCGGCCGAAGCCTGCAAGACATGGAAGCATGAAAATTCCGCAGCTTAGTGGAAAGTATGGCAATGGAATGCCCGATCTTCGTCGTACGGCTTCAGCAGTTGTGTAG